Proteins from one Hyperolius riggenbachi isolate aHypRig1 chromosome 2, aHypRig1.pri, whole genome shotgun sequence genomic window:
- the LOC137547200 gene encoding NACHT, LRR and PYD domains-containing protein 3-like, translating into MYYLGEALLQQILQDEGEHELTELEETHREHLRETTQNLVEHRPPASPQEKQSFRISERFVELTVVSTNQFRLPSEDELIETGVKHEDCLQEKQRNLEQITLNKLFRFSRFVGCEPHAVMVTGVPGVGKTTLMQKFVYDWVIRKIYQRFSYVFFFKFRDLNQLEEVTFEKMILQKYSYLENDLDIILKDPQKLLFIFDGLDESKHKVDFKLSHVRNTKQPSNIGEIVASLVKQSLIKGCYILLTSRPTKLESVDIRVFQRIIEIMGFFSDERQRYFKVFFDNEEFSEKAFNAVKKNDILYTFCYIPSFCWILCTVLSLCTKDQPSSSKLCGESLPKTLTQLFVTFVANILSNHSPNQESVMAVLKCLGRMATYGMENQILVFDQLNLRSLEIITDNYLFSSFLIESHEPSVVAFLHLTVQEFFAALIHYISFDLKKLKQSLEEALLGGRCEIFLRFLSGLSDSNTRSMLKSQGTLSTDASKVVISWLKQNIKDALENKKCIKSKKRLLNLFYCLHETRNKLLVVESIGSTQCLDLSKVRLSPLDLAILAFILESCEETDQLDLESCNVQKEGLNKLVPALHTVKNLSLRYNLLKDSSCEDLASAIGTNKKLKKLDLSNNYLGGSQFFNLAEALSSPQCLIEELLLSKNDLTSDSCFHLVSAIKNNQHLRKIDLSTNKLEGLGLDDWKTALSNQACRLEELLLNRCELTSNCCINLAVLIEKTPTLKKLDLGNNHLAGPHFPKMMAALSNPECWIEELILRFNCLTHDSCIHLASAIKHNKSLRRLDLSGNRLEGDHFVDLITAVFGSECSIEELLLQNIGLTTSSCTKLTELASGEVIEPCLSKLDLSHNNLSNEDSNRLVKALLIKELIT; encoded by the exons ATGTATTACTTAGGTGAAGCtctgctgcagcagattttgcagGATGAAGGTGAACATGAACTAACAGAGCTAGAAG AGACTCACAGAGAACACCTGAGGGAGACAACACAGAACTTGGTGGAGCACAGGCCCCCAGCATCTCCCCAGGAAAAGCAAAGCTTTCGTATTTCTGAGCGATTTGTGGAGTTGACTGTTGTTTCCACCAATCAGTTCAGACTTCCTTCTGAGGATGAGCTAATAGAAACAGGTGTGAAACACGAGGATTGCTTGCAGGAGAAACAAAGGAATTTGGAACAAATCACACTTAACAAACTTTTCCGCTTCAGTCGGTTTGTGGGATGTGAGCCACATGCAGTTATGGTGACTGGAGTGCCTGGTGTAGGGAAGACCACACTGATGCAGAAGTTTGTCTATGACTGGGTGATTAGAAAGATCTATCAGCGATTCTCTTATGTCTTCTTCTTCAAGTTCCGGGATCTCAACCAACTGGAAGAAGTCACCTTTGAGAAGATGATCCTACAGAAATATTCTTATTTGGAGAACGACCTTGACATCATCCTAAAAGATCCTCAAAAACTGCTGTTTATTTTTGATGGCTTAGATGAAAGTAAACATAAAGTAGATTTTAAATTAAGTCATGTTCGCAACACAAAACAGCCTTCAAACATTGGTGAGATTGTGGCTAGTTTAGTGAAACAATCTCTCATCAAGGGTTGTTATATTCTACTGACCAGTCGCCCAACCAAACTGGAATCAGTTGATATTCGTGTTTTCCAAAGAATAATTGAAATCATGGGATTCTTCTCAGATGAAAGACAAAGGTATTTCAAAGTATTTTTTGACAATGAGGAATTTTCAGAAAAGGCATTTAACGCAGTGAAAAAGAATGATATCTTGTACACTTTCTGTTACATCCCATCTTTTTGCTGGATCCTTTGTACAGTGTTATCGTTGTGCACCAAAGACCAACCATCAAGTAGCAAGCTGTGTGGGGAATCCTTACCCAAAACGTTGACACAActctttgtaacttttgttgccaACATTTTGTCCAATCACAGCCCCAATCAAGAAAGTGTAATGGCAGTGCTGAAATGTCTTGGGCGTATGGCAACATATGGAATGGAGAATCAAATCCTTGTATTTGATCAACTCAATCTGAGATCATTAGAAATAATAACTGACAACTATCTTTTTTCAAGTTTCTTGATAGAATCTCATGAACCTTCTGTTGTGGCCTTCTTACATCTAACTGTTCAAGAGTTTTTTGCTGCTCTAATCCATTATATTTCCTTTGATTTGAAGAAGTTAAAGCAGTCACTTGAAGAAGCTTTGTTAGGTGGTCGGTGTGAAATATTTCTTAGATTTCTTAGTGGTCTCTCAGACAGTAATACTAGGTCAATGCTGAAATCGCAAGGAACATTGTCCACAGACGCTTCCAAGGTTGTCATCAGTTGGCTGAAGCAGAACATTAAAGACGCACTTGAAaacaaaaaatgcatcaaaagCAAGAAAAGGCTCTTAAATTTATTCTACTGTCTCCATGAGACAAGAAATAAACTTTTGGTGGTTGAGTCTATTGGATCAACGCAGTGTCTCGACTTATCCAAAGTTAGGTTAAGCCCTTTGGACTTGGCTATTTTAGCATTTATTCTTGAATCCTGCGAAGAGACAGATCAACTTGATTTAGAATCATGTAATGTTCAGAAAGAAGGACTGAATAAGCTTGTACCAGCTTTACACACTGTCAAGAATCTGAG TTTGAGGTATAACCTTCTTAAAGACAGTTCCTGTGAAGATCTTGCTTCTGCAATAGGAACCAACAAGAAGCTCAAGAAACTAGATCTGTCTAATAACTATCTTGGAGGTTCTCAGTTCTTTAATTTAGCAGAAGCCCTGTCCAGCCCACAATGCTTGATCGAGGAATTGCT actgAGTAAAAATGATCTGACTTCTGATTCCTGTTTCCATTTGGTATCTGCAATCAAGAACAACCAGCACTTAAGGAAAATTGACTTATCTACTAACAAGCTAGAAGGTCTTGGCCTTGATGACTGGAAGACAGCTTTGTCCAATCAGGCATGCAGATTAGAGGAATTATT ATTAAACAGGTGTGAATTGACAAGCAATTGTTGCATCAACCTAGCAGTTTTAATAGAAAAAACTCCAACTCTGAAGAAGCTTGATCTGGGTAATAATCACTTAGCCGGTCCACACTTTCCTAAAATGATGGCAGCTCTGTCCAACCCAGAATGCTGGATAGAGGAATTAAT TTTGCGTTTTAATTGCCTGACGCATGATTCTTGCATCCATCTGGCATCAGCAATAAAGCATAACAAGAGCCTGAGGAGACTTGACCTGTCTGGTAACAGA